The genomic segment GAGCGCGTGGTCGTTCCCGTGGGGGTTCTGCGCGGTTCCCGTCTTCCCCGCGACGAGGACCGACTCCACCTTCGCGGCGCCGCCGGTTCCGCCGCCGTCGTTCACCACCGCGATCATGGATTCGCGCACCTGGGCGAGATCCCGGGGCGAGAGATCGAGCACCTTGCGAAGCGAGTCCCCCGCCGGCAGCTCCCCCGGCTGCTCGCGGCCGTCCCGATGCACCATCCTCAAGATCCGCGGCCTCCAGAGCGTCCCCCCGTTGGCCACCATGGACGTGAGCTGCGCGAGCTTCACCGGCGTGAGGGAGCTCTCCCCCTGGCCGATCGAGATGTTGAGGATGAGCCCCTTGCTCCAGCGGCCCACGCCGTAGTTCTTGTCGTACCACTCCGAGCTGGGATAGAGCCCGCGTCTCTCTTGAGGGAGATCGATCCCCGTCCGATCCCGGAGCGTGAGGCGCTTCGTCATGAACGACGAGAGACGGTCGAGTCCGAGCCGGAGCCCGAGCTGGTAGAAGTACACGTCGCACGAGCGCGCCATCGCGGTGCGGAGGGCCGTCCACCCGTGGCCGTCCTTGTCCCAGCAACCGAACTTGCGGCGTCCGAACTGGTAGTAGCCGAAGCACCCGTCGTGGAAGGTCGTGGCCGGTGTGATCACCTTCTCGGCGAGGCCCGCGAGCGCCACGAACGGCTTCAGCGTGGAACCCGGCGGGTAGGCGGCCTGGATCGCGCGGTTGAAGAGGGGATAGTTCCCCCCCTGGCTCATCTCGTTCCAGCGCGCCTGGCTGATCCCCGTCGAGAACTCGTTCGGGTCGTAGTTGGGCTTGCTCGCCAGTGCGAGCACCTCGCCCGTGCGCGGATCCATCGCCACGACCGCGCCGCGCGCGCCCGGCTGGAACGCGTCCTCGGCCGCGCGCTGGAGGTCGAGATCGATCGAGAGCGTGATGTCCGCCCCGCGCACGGGGAGGATCGGCCGCTTGTCCCCGAGGAGCTCCGCCTTCCTTCCGAGCGCGTTCACCTCGACGAAGCGCTT from the Candidatus Eisenbacteria bacterium genome contains:
- the mrdA gene encoding penicillin-binding protein 2 — encoded protein: MGRHDSEPLPKGRRREQVVVAAVACAFGLVILQLFSLQVLEGAKYRDLSEENRIRVEVLTAPRGEIKDRKGRLLADNVPSFTVTIDPYDKAYVQDPSRLDSTVARLGAILAMDPEAAIAKVKKEKRQSFVSIRVKRNVDLASVAYVSEHRAELPGVDVEAEPLRRYPYGAFASHLLGYVGEISDKELENPKYSSSYVRGDLIGRMGLERQYERLVRGVDGKRFVEVNALGRKAELLGDKRPILPVRGADITLSIDLDLQRAAEDAFQPGARGAVVAMDPRTGEVLALASKPNYDPNEFSTGISQARWNEMSQGGNYPLFNRAIQAAYPPGSTLKPFVALAGLAEKVITPATTFHDGCFGYYQFGRRKFGCWDKDGHGWTALRTAMARSCDVYFYQLGLRLGLDRLSSFMTKRLTLRDRTGIDLPQERRGLYPSSEWYDKNYGVGRWSKGLILNISIGQGESSLTPVKLAQLTSMVANGGTLWRPRILRMVHRDGREQPGELPAGDSLRKVLDLSPRDLAQVRESMIAVVNDGGGTGGAAKVESVLVAGKTGTAQNPHGNDHALFICFAPAQNPEIAVAVMVENAGHGSTAAAPIAQKVLQAYFHPAPPESAAVALGSRR